A portion of the Bufo gargarizans isolate SCDJY-AF-19 chromosome 7, ASM1485885v1, whole genome shotgun sequence genome contains these proteins:
- the IL12RB2 gene encoding interleukin-12 receptor subunit beta-2 codes for MFNSPAAPPQETQSITLVSQMCLALLHRVVRPSFQLMERRFWILLLTVNITIVLTLMRSSAETCSAAIMKVNPGAVIHHGHPINLTCTLTGNFKSCDRGSKEDMNIFRQKLDSSLPGSLTAYSVAVQDLPPPGETVYLCWKCKLLCVISVFAGFPPDQPKSVTCEQEGELGKISCTWESRRETFIETICTLQLLQKTHNVTVSSKCSSQANQSLSLPVSVAVGGEYTVLVRTANELGENVSMPYVFTYIDVVKPYPPRDITVTCDTSHNCTVTVHDNQDVQHCRLRYRVANESSWEQAEILSNRSLILNCLRPQSEYELQAACKYVIDKGKWSNWSKVVTHETPEDAPRGMVYVWYNVHRTNKTVTIFWKYMNLSEFRGQIQFYQVIVQDKERRGVDRQNTRNTWLSRNVDTEGCVISVSAHNSMGSSSPAYITVTTRSLSGLAAPKNVIAISGGPDNISLRWELPPGVDSSGDQIVVWEDPTGMDQNRANWIRVPKNNRSVTVSGHLKPNVCYQFYVYLLWGGRAGLPGVTQGSTKQTAPLTAPKFKYGAHKENTILVTWEEIPAEAWMGCITHYSIYLKATSQTTRVIKISVNQSTWYQYEINNIEKNIQYSLEMTCSNDAGEGPPSPLISAYVQPDVSEDITAVSVFVAVLIFVGFLLSISFAKLRVQILSKILPRGWRKPVPDPANCEWAKEYISKTEKREVFTRVASSVSNYDDETETVEIEEMNSQEEEEEGPASVFSYKINFASIRITHDQNITPKENSEGTAQGGTYTSLETDQTPSDYLLHHEIKPSDYLLHHEIKPSNYLLHHEIKPSNYLLHHEIKPSNYLLHHEIKPSNYLVHHEIKPSNYLVHHEIKQSDYLMHHEIKPSDYLMHHEIKPSDYLSHHIKQSDDLAHHEMRSSDCLVHQDIKLLNLLVAHCNSSDYLAHPEIKPSDPLLHHDVKISNSTVSHIKPSSYLAHNETKVDYLPTNMLTITEDPKKEEMDLFHHQLFLPSGERCRNTISLNTVQLSIQ; via the exons ATGTTCAACTCCCCAGCAGCGCCCCCACAGGAGACACAAAGCATTACATTGGTCTCACAAATGTGCTTGGCTCTTCTACACAGAG TTGTCAGACCCTCTTTTCAGCTTATGGAGAGAAGATTTTGGATTCTGTTGCTGACGGTTAATATCACCATTGTGTTGACTCTGATGAGATCAAGTGCAG AAACCTGCTCAGCTGCTATAATGAAGGTCAACCCCGGCGCGGTGATACACCACGGTCACCCTATTAACCTCACATGCACTTTAACCGGTAACTTCAAATCCTGCGACCGGGGATCTAAAGAAGATATGAACATTTTTAGGCAAAAATTGGATTCGTCATTGCCCGGGTCACTAACGGCGTATTCTGTCGCTGTACAGGATCTCCCTCCTCCTGGCGAGACAGTTTACCTGTGCTGGAAATGTAAACTGCTCTGCGTGATCTCAGTATTTGCTGGGT TTCCTCCAGATCAGCCGAAATCTGTCACGTGTGAACAGGAGGGAGAATTAGGGAAGATTTCCTGCACATGGGAATCCAGAAGAGAAACCTTCATTGAAACAATCTGCACTTTGCA GCTGTTGCAGAAAACACATAATGTGACGGTTTCCAGCAAATGCAGCTCACAAGCAAATCAGTCTCTCTCGCTGCCGGTCTCTGTCGCTGTCGGTGGGGAATACACAGTCCTGGTGCGGACAGCAAATGAGCTTGGAGAAAATGTCTCAATGCCTTACGTGTTCACTTACATTGATGTAG TAAAGCCGTATCCACCACGGGATATAACCGTGACCTGTGATACATCTCACAACTGTACTGTCACCGTCCACGACAATCAAGACGTACAACACTGTCGGCTACGGTATCGCGTCGCCAATGAGAGCAGCTGGGAACAG GCGGAAATCCTGAGCAACAGGTCCCTGATCCTGAACTGTTTACGTCCGCAGTCAGAATACGAGTTGCAGGCGGCTTGTAAATACGTGATCGACAAAGGAAAATGGAGCAACTGGAGCAAGGTGGTCACCCACGAGACCCCCGAGGATG CCCCACGAGGAATGGTCTATGTGTGGTACAACGTACACAGGACCAATAAGACGGTCACCATTTTTTGGAAG TACATGAATTTATCGGAGTTCAGGGGTCAGATACAGTTTTACCAGGTGATAGTTCAAGACAAGGAGCGTCGTGGTGTAGACAGACAAAACACCAGAAACACGTGGCTGAGCAGAAACGTGGACACGGAGGGGTGCGTGATAAGCGTGTCTGCTCACAACTCAATGGGAAGCTCCTCTCCTGCGTACATCACAGTCACCACCCGCAGCCTGTCAG GTTTAGCAGCTCCAAAAAACGTCATCGCCATAAGCGGCGGCCCAGATAACATCAGCCTCCGCTGGGAACTGCCCCCTGGAGTCGACTCATCCGGAGATCAGATAGTAGTTTGGGAGGATCCTACAGGAATGGATCAAAATCGTGCAAACTGGATCAGGGTCCCCAAAAACAACAGATCGGTGACTGTATCAG GTCACCTGAAGCCGAATGTATGTTACCAGTTCTACGTCTACCTCCTGTGGGGAGGGCGAGCGGGGCTGCCTGGGGTCACACAGGGCTCCACAAAGCAGACAG CTCCCCTGACGGCTCCTAAATTTAAATATGGAGCTCACAAGGAAAACACTATACTGGTGACATGGGAAGAAATCCCGGCTGAGGCATGGATGGGATGTATCACTCACTACAGCATATATCTGAAGGCTACCTCACAGACGACTCGTGTTATTAAGA TATCCGTCAACCAATCAACTTGGTACCAGTATGAGATTAATAACATTGAGAAAAACATCCAGTACTCCTTGGAGATGACCTGCTCGAATGACGCTGGAGAGGGTCCCCCAAGTCCTCTCATATCTGCGTATGTTCAGCCTGATG TTTCAGAAGACATTACGGCGGTCTCCGTGTTTGTAGCCGTCCTCATCTTCGTAGGTTTCCTACTTAGCATTTCATTTGCAAAACTGAG AGTGCAAATCTTATCAAAAATCCTTCCTCGGGGGTGGCGCAAGCCTGTTCCTGACCCAGCCAATTGTGAGTGGGCCAAGGAGTACATATCAAAAACG GAAAAAAGGGAAGTTTTCACGAGAGTTGCATCAAGTGTCTCCAACTACGATGATGAAACAGAGACGGTGGAAATAGAAGAGATGAacagtcaggaggaggaggaggagggtccAGCATCTGTATTTAGTTATAAAATAAACTTTGCATCCATTAGGATCACGCATGATCAGAACATAACCCCTAAGGAGAATTCAGAAGGTACTGCACAAGGTGGGACATACACCTCCCTAGAAACTGATCAAACACCATCGGACTACCTGTTGCACCATGAAATCAAACCGTCCGACTACCTGTTGCACCATGAAATCAAACCGTCCAACTACCTGTTGCACCATGAAATCAAACCGTCCAACTACCTGTTGCACCATGAAATCAAACCGTCCAACTACCTGTTGCACCATGAAATCAAACCGTCCAACTACCTGGTGCACCATGAAATCAAACCGTCCAACTACCTGGTGCACCATGAAATCAAACAATCAGACTACCTGATGCACCACGAAATTAAACCGTCCGACTACCTGATGCACCACGAAATCAAACCATCTGACTACTTGTCTCACCATATTAAACAATCAGACGACTTGGCCCACCATGAAATGAGGTCATCAGACTGCTTGGTCCACCAAGACATTAAGCTACTGAACTTACTGGTCGCCCATTGTAACTCATCAGACTACTTGGCCCATCCTGAAATAAAACCATCAGACCCCTTGCTCCACCACGATGTTAAAATATCAAACTCCACGGTCAGCCATATTAAACCTTCATCCTACCTAGCCCACAATGAAACTAAAGTGGACTATCTGCCAACTAACATGTTGACCATCacggaagaccccaaaaaagaagaaatggaccTGTTCCATCACCAATTATTTCTGCCGTCAGGAGAAAGGTGCCGCAACACAATTAGTCTGAACACTGTCCAACTTTCCATACAGTGA